The Quercus robur chromosome 7, dhQueRobu3.1, whole genome shotgun sequence genome has a segment encoding these proteins:
- the LOC126691705 gene encoding phosphatidate phosphatase PAH1: MNVVGRVGSLISQGVYSVATPFHPFGGAVDVIVVQQQDGTFRSTPWYVRFGKFQGVLKGAEKIVRISVNGVEANFHMYLDNSGEAYLVKEVDAGKGVETNGVVKDSDTLEVTGGDSSVGDIRKDSSNDNSSNIRRFEHCVSDPGVVRLQDESVSMLERVESDAERRFYDFQDEQSSLDGTVEFPEYGPNQFEGLDSDNFVEPQNLNSEVILVSVDGQVLTAPISASEQDTENVQLSTTPQFHLGPGKGTEFCDEEYGSGENAWATDYISEQITSTANVASGDVCSISIDDDASGHQLEVCEGEEEHVCQSQEALNTADQGAEVHIQSDSEVVSASIRRKDIFMSCLELPELTKQVGNANLKGVVSSLDAQISQEISQQSSPIVGEDEDGAVVESRKDDGLSASCSSSSPVKETSPFMQVGVESIDENSYSAEHECSNSKSVHSVNNGSESEDEKFTTSAAVEEIDNSPKSPAPGDECSKSELLGCQTVSSSEGIHTHSNIRFEISLCRKELRPGMGLSAAAESFNAHRISAEEFKNSAPSIIKNENLIIRVRERYLPWETAAPLVLGMAAFGLDLPFEPKDAIPVEQDGTPQPRDDDSGHASSSGRRWRLWPNPFRRVKTIEHASSNSSTEEIFVDSESSISHFGSTMTSHDGNDSPRNPYIRTNVPTNEQIASLNLKDGQNKITFSFSTRVLGNQQVDAHIYLWKWNARIVISDVDGTITKSDVLGQFMPLVGRDWTQSGVARLFSAIKENGYQLLFLSARAIVQAYLTRSFLLNLKQDGKTLPNGPIVISPDGLFPSLYREVIRRAPHEFKIACLEDIRKLFPSDYNPFYAGFGNRDTDEFSYKKMGIPKGKIFIINPKGEVATSHRIDVKSYTSLHTLVNDMFPPTSLVEHEQEEYNTWNFWKMPLPDIAL; the protein is encoded by the exons ATGAATGTGGTGGGTAGAGTTGGGAGCCTAATTTCCCAAGGTGTTTACTCTGTTGCCACCCCTTTCCATCCCTTTGGTGGGGCCGTTGATGTGATTGTTGTTCAGCAGCAGGATGGTACATTCAGAAGCACACCTTGGTATGTCCGGTTTGGTAAGTTTCAGGGAGTTCTGAAAGGTGCTGAGAAGATTGTCCGCATCAGTGTCAATGGCGTCGAAGCCAATTTCCACATGTATCTTGATAATTCAGGGGAGGCATATTTGGTAAAGGAGGTTGATGCTGGTAAAGGAGTTGAGACAAATGGGGTTGTAAAGGACTCTGATACTTTGGAAGTTACAGGAGGGGATAGTAGTGTAGGTGATATTAGAAAAGATAGCAGTAATGATAACAGTAGTAACATTCGTAGATTTGAACATTGTGTCTCTGATCCAGGGGTGGTCCGATTGCAAGATGAATCTGTTTCCATGCTTGAGAGGGTAGAATCTGATGCCGAGCGAAGGTTTTATGACTTCCAGGATGAGCAATCCTCTTTGGATGGAACAGTTGAGTTTCCAGAGTATGGACCAAATCAATTTGAGGGTTTAGATAGTGATAATTTTGTGGAACCACAGAATTTGAATTCAGAAGTGATCTTGGTGAGTGTGGATGGTCAAGTACTAACAGCCCCCATCTCAGCATCAGAACAGGATACGGAGAATGTGCAATTAAGTACCACGCCCCAGTTTCATCTGGGCCCAGGTAAAGGGACAGAATTTTGCGATGAGGAGTATGGTTCTGGTGAAAATGCTTGGGCTACTGATTATATTAGTGAGCAGATTACATCTACAGCTAATGTTGCATCTGGTGATGTTTGCAGCATTAGTATTGATGACGATGCTTCTGGGCACCAACTGGAAGTTTGTGAAGGAGAGGAGGAGCATGTCTGTCAATCTCAGGAAGCTCTGAACACTGCAGATCAGGGAGCAGAGGTTCACATCCAGAGTGATTCAGAAGTGGTGTCTGCCAGTATCAGGAGGAAGGATATTTTTATGAGCTGTTTGGAGCTACCAGAATTGACCAAACAAGTTGGAAATGCCAATTTAAAAGGTGTTGTTTCCTCATTGGATGCCCAAATTTCACAAGAGATATCTCAACAGAGTTCTCCCATTGTtggtgaagatgaagatggGGCTGTTGTTGAATCTAGAAAGGATGATGGGCTATCTGCCTCCTGTAGTTCGAGTTCTCCTGTTAAGGAGACATCTCCATTTATGCAAGTTGGAGTCGAATCAATTGATGAAAATTCATACAGTGCAGAACACGAGTGTTCCAACAGCAAATCCGTTCATTCTGTTAATAATGGTTCAGAATCTGAGGACGAAAAGTTTACCACATCTGCAGCAGTTGAAGAGATAGATAATAGTCCAAAAAGTCCTGCACCTGGAGATGAATGCAGTAAAAGTGAGCTATTGGGATGTCAAACAGTATCTTCCAGTGAAGGAATTCACACTCACTCTAACATAA GGTTTGAGATCTCACTCTGTAGGAAGGAGCTTCGTCCAGGTATGGGCTTAAGCGCTGCTGCTGAATCCTTTAATGCACATCGCATATCTGCAGAGGAGTTTAAAAACTCTGCACCATCAATCATTAAAAATGAGAATCTAATCATCAGAGTTAGAGAGAGGTACTTGCCATGGGAAACTGCTGCTCCCCTGGTTCTTGGAATGGCTGCATTTGGTTTAGATTTACCTTTTGAGCCCAAAGATGCGATTCCTGTGGAACAAGATGGCACACCACAGCCCAGGGATGATGATTCTGGACACGCTTCTTCATCAGGACGCAGATGGAGGCTCTGGCCTAATCCATTTAGAAGAGTCAAAACAATTGAGCATGCTAGTAGCAATTCATCGACTGAGGAGATCTTTGTTGATTCTGAATCTAGTATTTCACATTTTGGATCAACTATGACGTCACATGATGGCAATGATTCCCCTCGCAATCCATATATAAGGACCAATGTTCCCACTAATGAGCAGATAGCATCTTTGAATCTGAAAGATGGTCAAAATAAGATTACTTTCAGTTTCTCTACCAGGGTTCTCGGAAATCAACAG GTTGATGCTCATATTTACTTGTGGAAGTGGAATGCGAGAATCGTAATTTCAGATGTTGATGGAACAATTACCAA gTCTGATGTTTTAGGTCAGTTCATGCCTTTAGTTGGAAGGGATTGGACGCAATCTGGGGTCGCTAGACTTTTCTCTGCAATTAAG GAGAATGGATATCAGCTACTGTTTCTGAGTGCACGGGCAATTGTTCAGGCATATCTAACTAGAAGTTTTTTACTCAATCTGAAGCAG GATGGAAAAACTTTACCAAATGGACCTATTGTTATTTCACCTGATGGATTATTTCCCTCCTTGTACCGAGAag TAATAAGAAGAGCACCTCATGAATTCAAGATTGCATGTCTAGAG GATATTAGAAAACTCTTCCCTTCTGATTACAATCCATTTTACGCGGGATTTGGAAATAGAGACACAGATGAATTCAGTTACAAGAAAATGGGGATTcctaaaggaaaaatatttattatcaaCCCTAAG GGCGAGGTGGCCACTAGTCATCGCATTGATGTGAAGTCATACACGTCTCTACACACTCTTGTCAACGACATGTTCCCTCCAACTTCGTTGGTTGAGCATGAGCAG GAAGAATATAACACGTGGAATTTTTGGAAGATGCCATTGCCGGACATTGCTTTGTAG